The nucleotide window ACCCGAGGGTGTCGCGGTAGAAGGCCAGCGAGGCTTCGTGGTCGTGGTGGGGGAGGAAGGTCTGGTGAATGGTGAGGTTCATGGGAATCACGCTACTTTCGAGCGCGCTGCCGGGGCTTCTCGATTCCTGATCGCTTCGGCGGCCCGCCGGTAATCGTGCGGCGAAAGGCCGTAAGCGTCCTGGAAACGGCGGACGAACACCGCGACGGGCAGGCCGGCAATGCACGCGAGCGCCTCGACGTCCAAGGGTTGTGCGTATTCGGTGTCGATGCGGTCGCGGACGCGGCGCAGCAATACCAGCTCGCGGAAATGGTGGTGCGCGGCGACCTTCAGGCCGAGACACATGACGGAGTCCCTTCGTGGGTGCGCCGCCCGAGCACCGCCCGGGCCGCGATCGGGAGCAGCAGGAGGGTCAGCACGCCGGACAGCACGAGACCGCCCGTGCTGCCGGTGAGTTCGATCAGGGGCCCGCCCAGGGCCAGCCCGAGCGGGGCGGCCACCGTGGCGCCGGTCGTCCACAGCGTGACGACCTGCTGCTGCTCCCCGGGGGCGAGCCCGGACTGCAGGAAGCTGTACGCCACCGGCGTGAACGGCGCGTACACCAGCCCGCCCAGGCCGAAGACGAGCAGGGCCACGGTGAGGTCGCCGGTGACGGCGAGCGCGATCGGGCACAGCGCCCAGAGGCCGATGATCGCGACGAGCAGCGGCCGCTGCGGCAGGTTCCGCAGCCGGCTGACGAGCGCGGCGCCGAGGAACGCGCCGACCCCGAGCGCACCCCACAGCATCCCCAGACCGGACGCGCCGGCGTGCAGCGAGCCGCTCACGTACAGCGGGAGCGCCACTTCGACCGGCATGTACAGGAAGTTGAAGAAGAACTCGACGACCAGCAGCCGCGCGGCGACCGGGCGGCGGCGCAGGATCCGCCAGCCCGATTCGTGGGTGCCGCCGTCGCGCAGCGCGTCCCGGCTCTCGGTGCCGCGGGGCACGCACGCGAGCGTCGCGGCCAGCAGGATCAGCGCCCCGCCCGCGTCGACGAAGAGCGCGAAGCCCGCGCCGGCGGTCGCCACGACCACCCCGCCGAGCACCGGGCCGGCGATGTAGAGCGCGAACGTCGTGTTGAGCCCGAGCAGGCCGTTGACCGAGAACCGGCCGGCCTCGCCCGCGGCCGACGTCGCCAGCAGGCGGCGGCTGCTCGACCCGGCCAGCCGGAAGGTCGCGCCGAAGAACAGCCCGGCGATCAGCACCGGCAGGATGAGCCTGCCGGTGACGGCCAGGACGCCGAGGACGGCGAAGGTGCCCGACCGCAGCACGCAGTCGGCGACGAGCAGCGTGCGCGGCCGGAGGCGGACCCGGCCGAGGCCGATGGCCAGTGCCAGCACGGTGGACAGGACGAACGGCGCGGCCTCCACGACCCCGATGGCGATCGCTTTCGGGACGTCGCCGTGCAGGGAGAGCGTCTGCACGGGCATGGCCACCAGGAGCATGCCGGTGCCGATGTTGGCGAGCAGGTCGCCCAGCAGGAGCCCGGCGATCCGCCGGTCGCGCAGTACCTCGCGGTAGCCGAGTGCTGTCGTGGTCAGCGCAGTTCCTGGATGCGCAGGAGGTTGCCCGCCGGGTCGCGGAAGGAGCAGTCGCGGATGCCGTAGGGCTGGTCGACCGGCTCCTGGACGACCTCGGCGCCGCCGGCTTCGAGCTTGGCGAACAGCGCGTCGAGGTCCTTGGTCGCGAGGTTGACCGACGCGTAGGTGCCCTTGGCCATCATCTCGGCGATCATGCGGCGTTCGTCGTCGGTCAGGCCCGGCGTCGCGGCCACCGGCGTCAGCACGATCGAGGTGTCGGGCTGGTTCGGCGGCGCGACGGTGATCCACTGCATGTCGCCGTACTTGACGTTCTGCCGGACCTCGAAGCCGAGGAGGTCGCGGTAGAAGGCGAGCGAGGCTTCCGGGTCGGTGTGCGGGAGGAAGCTCGAGTGAATGGTGACGTCCATGGTGGTCACACTATGTGGCCGCCGACGGCCGCGCTTCTCGATTCCTGATCGGTCTGGTGACCTGCTTGGCCACGCACGGCGGCAGCCCGACGGTGGCCTCGGCCTGCTGCTCCCGGTAGACGCTCGGCGGCATCCCGACCAGCTCGGCGAACCGGGTGCTGAAGGTGCCGAGCGACGAGAAGCCGACGGTGAAGCACACCTCGGTGACGCTCTGCTCGCCCTTGCGGAGCAGGGCCATCGCCCGCTCGATCCGCCGCGTCATGAGGTACGAATATGGTGACTCTCCGTAGGCACGCCGGAACTGCCGGCTGAGGTGCCCGGCGGACATGTTCACGCCACGGGCCAGCGCCTCGACGTCGAGCGGCTGCG belongs to Amycolatopsis tolypomycina and includes:
- a CDS encoding MFS transporter encodes the protein MLLVAMPVQTLSLHGDVPKAIAIGVVEAAPFVLSTVLALAIGLGRVRLRPRTLLVADCVLRSGTFAVLGVLAVTGRLILPVLIAGLFFGATFRLAGSSSRRLLATSAAGEAGRFSVNGLLGLNTTFALYIAGPVLGGVVVATAGAGFALFVDAGGALILLAATLACVPRGTESRDALRDGGTHESGWRILRRRPVAARLLVVEFFFNFLYMPVEVALPLYVSGSLHAGASGLGMLWGALGVGAFLGAALVSRLRNLPQRPLLVAIIGLWALCPIALAVTGDLTVALLVFGLGGLVYAPFTPVAYSFLQSGLAPGEQQQVVTLWTTGATVAAPLGLALGGPLIELTGSTGGLVLSGVLTLLLLPIAARAVLGRRTHEGTPSCVSA
- a CDS encoding helix-turn-helix transcriptional regulator, whose translation is MTSTAATAQYLRDLALLRKVRDRIDREYAQPLDVEALARGVNMSAGHLSRQFRRAYGESPYSYLMTRRIERAMALLRKGEQSVTEVCFTVGFSSLGTFSTRFAELVGMPPSVYREQQAEATVGLPPCVAKQVTRPIRNREARPSAAT
- a CDS encoding AraC family transcriptional regulator, whose product is MCLGLKVAAHHHFRELVLLRRVRDRIDTEYAQPLDVEALACIAGLPVAVFVRRFQDAYGLSPHDYRRAAEAIRNREAPAARSKVA
- a CDS encoding VOC family protein codes for the protein MDVTIHSSFLPHTDPEASLAFYRDLLGFEVRQNVKYGDMQWITVAPPNQPDTSIVLTPVAATPGLTDDERRMIAEMMAKGTYASVNLATKDLDALFAKLEAGGAEVVQEPVDQPYGIRDCSFRDPAGNLLRIQELR